In the genome of Bacillus sp. S3, one region contains:
- a CDS encoding beta-ketoacyl-ACP synthase III, translating into MRAGIIGMGRYLPEKIVTNHDLEKVMDTSDEWIRTRTGIEERRIAADDVNTSDMAFAAAQEAIQAAGITAEEIDLILVATVTPDSPFPSVACRIQERLGAKKAAAMDVSAACAGFMYGIITAKQFIESEAYKYVLVVGVEKLSKITDWNDRNTAVLFGDGAGAAIIGQVSDNRGILSFELGADGTGAKHLYQDEYIIMNGREVFKFAVRQMGESCVHVLEKAGLTKEDVDFLIPHQANIRIMEASRQRLELPEEKMSKTVNKYGNTSSASIPISIVEELEAGKIKDDDLIVMVGFGGGLTWGAIAIRWGK; encoded by the coding sequence TTGAGAGCTGGAATTATCGGAATGGGCAGGTATTTACCTGAAAAAATTGTAACTAATCATGATTTAGAAAAAGTAATGGATACCTCTGATGAATGGATTCGTACGAGAACAGGGATTGAAGAACGAAGAATTGCTGCAGATGATGTTAATACGTCAGACATGGCGTTTGCTGCTGCTCAAGAAGCCATACAAGCTGCTGGGATTACCGCGGAAGAGATTGATTTAATCTTAGTAGCAACGGTCACACCCGATTCACCGTTTCCATCCGTTGCCTGCCGGATTCAAGAACGATTAGGAGCGAAAAAGGCAGCTGCCATGGATGTCAGTGCAGCTTGTGCCGGCTTTATGTATGGAATTATCACTGCTAAACAATTTATTGAGTCCGAAGCCTATAAGTACGTACTAGTAGTTGGAGTTGAAAAACTTTCGAAAATTACCGACTGGAATGACCGTAATACCGCTGTATTATTTGGTGATGGTGCGGGGGCAGCTATTATCGGTCAAGTTTCAGATAACCGGGGAATCCTTTCCTTTGAACTCGGTGCTGACGGTACAGGTGCAAAACACCTTTATCAGGACGAATATATCATTATGAATGGCAGGGAGGTTTTCAAGTTTGCTGTAAGGCAGATGGGTGAGAGCTGTGTCCATGTTCTAGAGAAGGCAGGTTTAACGAAAGAGGATGTTGATTTTCTTATCCCGCACCAAGCCAATATTCGCATCATGGAGGCTTCAAGACAGCGATTAGAACTTCCTGAAGAAAAAATGTCAAAAACTGTTAATAAATATGGCAATACATCATCAGCATCGATCCCTATTTCTATTGTTGAAGAATTGGAAGCAGGAAAAATCAAAGATGATGACTTAATTGTTATGGTCGGCTTTGGCGGCGGATTAACATGGGGCGCAATCGCCATTCGCTGGGGCAAATAA
- the fabF gene encoding beta-ketoacyl-ACP synthase II: MEKRRVVVTGIGAVTPIGNDADTTWKGILEGKSGVGPMTRVNADEYPAKVAAEVKDFNPENFMEKKDARKMDRFTQFAVASAIMAVKDADLTINEDNSHRVGVWIGSGIGGMETFEQQFEIFQKRGYKRVSPFFVPMLIPDMATGQVSITLGARGFNSCTVTACATGTNSIGDAFKVIQRGDADVMVSGGAEAPITRMSVAGFCANTALSTNPDPQSASRPFDKNRDGFVIGEGAGIVVLEELEHALARGAKIYAEIVGYGATGDAYHITAPAPGGEGGARAMKMAINDAGLNPEEIDYLNAHGTSTEYNDKFETLAVKEVFGEHAYKLAMSSTKSMTGHLLGAAGGVEAIFTVLAIRDSMLPPTINYETPDPECDLDYVVNTARSKEIKAAMSNSLGFGGHNATIVFKKYE; this comes from the coding sequence ATGGAAAAACGTAGGGTTGTAGTAACAGGCATCGGAGCGGTGACACCAATCGGAAACGATGCGGATACTACTTGGAAAGGGATATTGGAAGGAAAATCAGGCGTTGGGCCGATGACACGAGTGAATGCTGATGAATATCCTGCAAAAGTAGCGGCAGAAGTAAAAGACTTTAATCCGGAAAATTTTATGGAAAAAAAAGATGCCCGTAAAATGGACCGTTTCACCCAATTTGCTGTAGCAAGCGCAATTATGGCGGTTAAGGATGCCGATTTAACAATTAATGAAGATAATTCTCATCGTGTCGGAGTCTGGATTGGGTCCGGAATTGGTGGAATGGAAACATTTGAACAACAATTTGAGATATTCCAAAAACGGGGCTATAAGCGTGTTTCCCCATTCTTTGTACCGATGTTAATTCCTGATATGGCTACAGGTCAAGTTTCGATTACACTAGGAGCAAGAGGATTTAATTCCTGTACGGTTACCGCTTGTGCGACCGGTACGAATTCGATAGGAGATGCTTTTAAAGTAATCCAGCGTGGTGATGCAGATGTAATGGTATCCGGCGGGGCAGAAGCACCAATTACAAGAATGTCTGTTGCGGGCTTCTGTGCCAATACGGCTCTTTCCACAAATCCAGATCCGCAATCTGCAAGCAGACCTTTTGATAAAAACCGTGATGGATTTGTCATTGGTGAAGGGGCAGGAATTGTTGTCTTGGAGGAATTAGAGCACGCATTGGCCCGCGGTGCGAAAATCTATGCAGAAATCGTTGGTTACGGTGCAACAGGTGATGCATATCATATTACTGCACCTGCACCTGGTGGCGAAGGCGGTGCACGAGCAATGAAAATGGCAATTAACGATGCCGGACTAAATCCGGAAGAAATTGATTACTTGAATGCTCACGGTACTAGTACCGAATATAACGATAAGTTTGAAACACTTGCTGTTAAAGAAGTATTTGGAGAGCATGCATATAAGCTGGCCATGAGCTCAACCAAATCCATGACCGGTCATCTACTTGGTGCAGCGGGCGGTGTTGAAGCTATCTTTACCGTGCTGGCGATTAGAGACAGTATGCTGCCACCGACCATTAATTATGAAACACCGGATCCAGAGTGCGACTTGGATTATGTTGTTAATACAGCACGTTCGAAAGAAATTAAGGCAGCTATGAGCAACTCGCTTGGTTTTGGCGGTCATAATGCTACCATCGTCTTTAAAAAATACGAATAG